The genomic window ACTATCGAAGTGACAACTAACATAGTTACTGGTACGAAAAATGATTTTTTATATTTTCCAAGTAATTTATAGAATAGATAAATATCTAACAAAATGATAACAGCAAGACCAGCCCTTGAAACAGATACCATAACAAAGACGTTCGAAAATATCAAAATTATAATATTTAATATCCAGTACATTGCCTTTTTATTTCGTGTTTCTGTGTTAGCATAATTGATTAATATAAGCATGGAAATTATTAAAATTGCGTAGTAAGCCAATTGATTTGGGTTGTTAAATGATAGGGCATTTCTCACTGTTCCACCCTTAGCTTCTATCAGCCATGGGGTTATACAGGACACTAACAAACTCCAATAAAGATAAAATACTCCTTTTGGATTTGAGAAAATCCGATTAAATACAATAGAAAAAAGAAATACTATATAAAATCCGAAAATAAGTTGTATCAAAGTGAGGAAGTATCCCCCTTTAGAAATAGTTTCCATTGAATAGTACGAATTAACGATAACTGCCCATGAAACAAAGGGTATAAATGGACCTATTAAATATATTCCAATTTGAATTTCACTAACATTAACTGCAATTAAAGTAGCTAGTGAAAGCAAAATAATTATCACATCAACGAATTGAAATCCACCTGAGGGCAATAAATAAATTGGAAGCATTGCAAACGTAAGAATTGTCAGAATAACCACGGGGGTATGTAGATTTTTTTGTGCAAAAATATTCATTTTAGAAACACATAAAAATAAAAGAGAAACAATAGTGTTTTTATAGAACTTAGACTTCTAAAAATGTTTACTCCACCACCAAGACCATACAAAAATCAGCCACAATACCCTACTATTATCAAATTTTTCAGTTAAATGTTCTTTATATATAATATCAATAGGCTTAATATTTAAACCGCCTTTATTATGAGCGGTAGTAATTATGTCCCAAAACATATCTTTATACTCGTTTCTAAACCATTCTCCTATGGGAATGTTAAAACCTTGTTTTCGTCGAATAAGAATTTTTTTGGGCAATAAATCACTGCATACCTCTAATAAAATTGCCTTTTTTTTACCATTTCTTAGTTTGAAATTCCCTGGCATCGAATTAACTAATTCTATAATCCTAAAATCTAAAAATGGGGAGCGAACTTCTAAACTATTTTGCATACTTGCAAAATCTATCTTGGGAAGCATGTCACCCTCGAGGAGAATCGACTGATCTGTGTGCAGGATCTTATTTAATATGTCGTCTTCTTGTACTTCTTGAAAAAGCTTTTCAATATCCGACCTGATAATATTTGTTGACACCTGTGTGATATTATTAATAACGTCATTCAAATTGGCACCGGTACTTAAACTCATCCATTTCAAGTGTCTAAATACCGGATTTGTCTCAATTCCTGATAAGAAGCGTTTTATCCTACGATTATACTGCGTAAACGGGTTACGATAAGATGCAGGTAGGATATTTGACAAGTTTTTCAGAAAGGGATGTGCTATTTTTACCCACCATTTCTTCATGTAATACTCGCCCAAATATTTGCTATATCCTGCAAAAACCTCGTCAGCTCCATCGCCAGAAAGCGCAACGGTAACATATTTTTTTACTTCTTTACACATAATATACGTTGGAATATAGGCTGCGTCAGCGAAAGGCTCGTCTAGGGAATCTAAGATATTCGGCAAAAAACTTTTTACTTTCTCAGGAGTAACCATGATTTCAGTATGATCTGTTTTGAATCTCCTTGATATAAGGCGAGCATATTTTGAGTCATCATTATAATTTACAAAATCATTGTATGCGACAGTAAAGGTTTTAACACTTCTCTTAGAAAACTGACTCATAAGCCCTACTACTATTGAAGAATCGATTCCACCACTCAAGAATGCCCCCACAGGAACATCCGATAACAAGCGAATTTTTACCGCATCTTCGAGTTCTCTTCTAAGCAATAGCTTACCAGTTTTCCAATCTTTAATTTTTTCAACCATTTGGTTCGGCTCATACCATTTTCTTAATTCACTTTTTCCATTTTTCCATTTTAAAAAATATCCACCGGGAAGTTTACAAATATTTTTCCAAATAGTACGAGGGGCATAATTATATCCGATTGTAAAATATACACTCACACTATCAAGATCTATGGTTTGATTTGAATATAATTTCTTAATAGCCTTAATTTCTGAAGAAAAAACAACACCTCCCTTTGTTTCTTCATAAAATAAGGGTTTCACTCCAAATCTGTCTCTTGCTAAAACTAATTCCTTTGTCTGGCAATCATACCATGCTATGGCAAACATCCCATTAAATTTATTCAAAGCCTTTTCACCCCAATGTATCAAGGCTGCCAAAACCACTTCAGTGTCTCCAGAAGATTTAAAATGAATACCCTTTTTTGATAGCTCTTCCCGTAGTTCTAAAAAATTGTATACTTCTCCATTGTAGACCAATATGTGTCCTTTGTTTTCAGATAACATCGGTTGATGAGCCATTTCTGATAAGTCTATTATCGATAAACGTGTATGCCCAAAAATAGCATCTTTATCTCTCCATATCCCACTATCATCAGGGCCTCTGTGTCTTATTGAATCTAATGCATTTAGAATATGATTATCTTCTATACTGTTGGCTATTGAACCGACTATTCCTAATATCCCGCACATAACAAAATTAATACACTTTCTTTTAAATGGTTATTTAGTTAACAATGAAAATATGACATTAGGAGAAGTAACATAATCAGTAACCAGCCTGTCGAATAGTTGGTTTTCAGACCATCGGCGGTTAAATCGATAACAAAACTCATCGAGATTGGCTTGTAAACGCTTTTTATCTAGTTAACCCTTCTCCATCCAGTCAATGGACGCCCAAGCAGCTTTTCTACGTAAGCTATGTCTGGCTCAAATTCTTCAATCAAATTCCTTCTTATGTCAGGCTCTAATTTTGGGAGAACTCCCGAGGTGCTTGTATAGATTCGCTTCAAGCCGAGATTTTTAAAAAAATTAACGGGACTGTGTAGACGTCTGCCCCGCAGAAAATTTGCCATACTATTGCAAAACCGAGACAATGATGGGAATACTGTATACGAAGCAATATTTACATGTTCCTCTGCCAAAACCGGCAAGGGTACATCATCAATTCCAATAAAATTGTATACCTGTTTCAATACTTGCCCGGGAAAAGCTGCAATATCGTCTTGCAAAATAATAAGAACATGTTCTTTCCCAAATATCTCCAACCATCTGCCCAAGTGCATGCGATAGCGGCTGGATTCGATAATCCTTGGCATATGCATAATGGCTTCATGAAACTCACATCTTAATTCACCGTATAATTTATAATGTAAATATAAAGAAAAGCTGCGAGATGCTGGATCTCGAAGAGTAATAATGATGCGGCAGTTTTGATTATGTCGATAAAGCCTTGCTGCTGCTTCTGGTACATCAAAATAAGTAGGACCTATCTCAGCGCAAAATTGACTATTCATACAATATCGAAAGTGTGTCCAATACCACGACCAACCTTTATCGAATCGTTCGTCAAAGAAAAAAGTTTCTTTTGTACCTTGTGGAAAGCAGAGTTGTGGATGTTCTCGCAAGCACCTATCAAGCCACGTTGTGCCTGTTTTTTGTGGCCCCACACCGACAACTTTTAGTTGCATAAAAACATCCTCATTATTTTGTAACACTTTAGTTTTTTGAAAAATTACCATAATAACGATGTTGCCGCACGGTGTAGGGGCGAAGCATTTGCCATAAATTGGCATACATGGATTCACACCCCAAGCAGGCAAATGCTTCGCCCCTACCTTTTCAAAAAACTAAAGTGTTACATTATTTTTAACTAAACAACCTTATAAGCGTTGCGTTTACACTTCCTTCTATACACCACAATTACGCGACGAAGATATTTCAACAAAGAAAACGCGCATAAGACTATCGTTAGAACCCAACTTATGCGTCTTTCAGCCTGTAACCGCCAATAGGTATCCAAATTTCCCTTTTCCATCTTCCACAAATCAGCAGTTTGCCCCCTTTCACCATATCGAGCCTTGTAAAGAAATACAAGGGGAAGTTCCAAACGCCAGGTTTCATTTCCATCCAATACAATTTGGAGTTTAAAGAGATAGTCCTCTGAATGTCGCTTCATTGGTTCGAAACGGTAAGGCAAATTACGTCGCATTATAATGGAAGGTGTCGAAAAACCATCGCGACCGCTAAATAGCAAAAAACGATAAGGGATTACCGGTGTTGCACGCCAAGTGTCTGGCAATGTAAGATCAGGCATCCCGGAGAGCACCACAGTACAATTGTGTACCGTCATGGCCACATGAGGGTGTGCCAGCATCCAGCCAAACTGAATTTCTAATTTGCGTGGGTGCCAGGCATCATCTGCATCCAAAAAGGCAATAAAAGGTTGAGTGGCAACCTCCCAACCTGTATTACGGGCCACCGATGGCCCACCGTTATGTTCTAACTTAACCACACGAATCCAATTTTTATCATAACGATTCTGTAATTTCATTATAACATTCAGCGTGTCATCGTCACTCGCATCATCTACAAGCATAACTTCTTTGGGCAGATGTGTCTGTGCTGCGACCGAATCCACTGATCTCTGAATGGTTTGGGCACAGCGAAAGCAAGGGATCACAACACTGATCGGTGCGGTGGGCTTATTCATACTAAGACTATTAGGATTCATAGTTCAACCGAAATTCTATGTTCAACCCAAAACCCAAGATAGGGTTTTAAAACGAGAGGTTAGCAAGTAATTAGTAACGTTGTCAAGTGGAGACCTGAGAAAAGTCCTCCAATGTATAGTTGTCACGCATCAAAGCCGTTGTAGTAATAGGCAAGCCGAATTTTGGTAACGTTCAGCGCCCCGGCAACACTCCATTTGCTCACATTCACCCGCAGGTTAACCGTACGCATGACGCGCTCTACTTTACTTGTCGTTCTGCCATTGAGCCTCTTTTCTATCGCCGTAAACATATCAGGCCTGGCATTCTCAAGATAGGATGCGGTATGAGTATATCCCTTCGACAAACAATGCTGAATCACCGCATCCAATCGTTTCCTCTTGGACTCTATCATTTTCTCGATGGTCTTCTGACAATCAACCAATGGCCGTATCGCACAGACCTCCATAAGCTCCGACATCACCTCCAGCCATTCTTTCCCCTTGCTCTTGACCCCATCTTGCCACAATACATACTTTGCCTGATACGGAATATGCCACAAACATCTCTGTACAAGCACCTTGATCTTACCTTTCAAACTATCCAAAATAGAGGTGTCTCCATCGGTTATCAAAAGAAACTGGGAAAACTTCCTGAACACCTTAACACTCTTACCAAACAGCGTATCCCAACTACCGTTGTAATCCCCTATGTCAAGCCCTGCCACTCTCACCCCTCCACCTCTTATATTGCACAAAGACCTTGAGCTCCTTGCCTCGTTTTGCTATCCCCTTAATCCCTACCCCTGTCCCGTCTGCTTCTCCCAGGGGAAGTCCCTTCTCGTCGAGTTGAAAATCTATCTCTGCTGCCGTCTTTTGTACCGATTTCCATATCGTCATCTTGTCTACTGTCCAGCCAAACATCGACACGATCTTCTTCGCTACCCGGTAGGTCGTTAACGATCCTACCAGCCCAAGCTTCCGATACGTCTCCGGTGGTATTCGCTTCATCCGCTCCATCCCCAGAAGCTTTCGCGTTATATACATCTTATGACCGCACCTCTTGCACTGCACCTGCAACTGCTCTAATCTCAACCACTGAAAGACCGTCAGTATCTTCGTCTCTTTTCCATGCCTCGTCTTCCAGATAAACTCCTTGTCATTCCCACATTCGTCGCAGCAAAATGGCTTCCGTGATTGCGCCATCGCACTCTCACCAAAACCAACCACGATCTTCTGAATAAAATCCCTTAATATCTCCGGCAGTATCTTGCAAAATGCCTTGAGAATCGACTCCAGGCTGCCGTCCTTTAATTCAACCCGAATTTGACAACCAAATTCTATTGTGATACCATCTGTGCATGGGGTTGCTCCCATATAGCCCTCCTTTTCTTTATGGTTTAGTTTCTTGTATCAAAACTATTTTTTACCATATTTGGAGGGCTTTTTCTTTAACCAAGTCTCTCTTTTTCTACTCTACCAAGTAATTTGTACCGAATTTCAGCAATATGCAGGATAAAAAATAACCGTTACATGAATTTCTCCGTGATTTTCGCTATTTTCACAAATTACGGACGCAGTATCTCCGTAATGAGTAGTTTTTCTTTCATACTATGGAGCAGGTATCGATTATAAGAATCCCCGAACAAACCGAAATAATCTGTCTTCAGACTGCTGAAATACTTCTATAAACCGGTGCAACGAAGGGAGACTCACCCGGAAACCTCTGCCGTATCTGAAGACCTTACAGGGAATCTTAATCAGGAATTTTTGATGGTCTTCAAGCTCCTTGTTTTCCACACATCTTCCAGAATCTGCAGATGAAACACTGAACGATGTTGTAGGTAATGCATTTCATGATCATAAATGCGTTGTTTGCAGACTCCCGTGAGTGCGCTTTGTCAATATAGAACTCATAGCTTCGCTCTTTGATAAAATTCTCTACCTGACAGCCTGAATTGTAGGCACGAAAGATTTCCTCTTTGGTCTCATTGTCATCGGCATGGGTAACAATCGACTCGTACTCATACGAAGGCGGTAGCTCAAAGAGTGATTTCTAGTGTTTGCCTTTGTTCTGACAGGGACGAGTTTCCTTATGACGACAAATCTCCGTTCCTTACCCCCGGCATCAGGGCGATAGTACGCCACGGCCAGATCAAAGGGTGTACCCTCAATATGGGTAAACGGTTCTTCTGGAATACGAGCAAAGCAACTTTGCATCTTTGGATTTACCATGACCTTGAGGTAATACGCAATAGTCTGCTGTTGCCTCAAGGAATAACCAAGGGTCTTCAGAGAAGAACCCCGTACCCGGCTGAGCCAGCAGTCTTTGGGAAGCAGGGCTATGGTTTTCCCGATGAAGGTGCGAAGTCTGTCTTTGTGATGACTCTCCCGTCGTAGAGCTGGAAATTGATTAACCAGCCCGTATTGTACAGGAATGCCACTTTGGGCTGAAAACTCGGGATGTCATGTTTTTGGGATTATATCCAACCTCTGTGTTCTCCTGATGCCCATAAACGGTGTTATACTCTAAGGGTTCATAAACAATGATTTCTGGCGTTTTACATAACTTTTGTTCACATGAATGGTTAAAGTGTTTCAAAAATCACATTTTGTGAACTCTCCGAGTATATGTTGACCTCGAGTCGTTGAGTAATCAAAGGCTCTATAAGGCAAGGATGGCACATTACAATTCCCATCTTTCTTTGAATACCAGACTTGTTTAAAGGCAGATGGAGGATTCCGAAAAGTTTCTTTCCTTCATGGTGGAAGAAAAAGGCCTTTTCATGTAAATTATCTTCTTGATCAACCCGATTTGAAAACTGGTCTAGTTTTAATAATTTGTTCATCCCATAATTTCAAATTAATTCATTATCAAATATCTTGAAACAATCCATTTTAAAATTTTTGCAATAACGGTTTCCTGTACCAGGACATCTACAACAAGACCATGCGCCTTTTCCCCTTGTATCTCATAAAATTCAACATTCTTGCGTTTCTCAGGGTCTATTTTTTGCAGAAATAACTTCATATTTTCATAGAATTCGTCCCTGGTGCCATAAATCATTAAAGACGGTATCCCTTTTTTCACAAGGGTGGAAAGTTGATTTGAAAAGCTTTCACTGATAAGTAAATTGGTGTTAATCCCCGCCCATTTATTATGAATCCTCTTGATGAAAAAAATAAAATTCCTTTTTATTCTTTCGGTATTCAAAAAAGTTCCCCACCTTTGCCATTTCAGTTTATTAATGTAATGTGTAATATCCTTTCTGCCCGCTTGATGAGTTACCCTTTCAGCATTATTTATCGTTGGAGCAGCAAGAAAGACTAAGCCATGAAATTTTATTAAATTTACCATACTTAAAGCCGTTCGTGCGCCAAAACATTCGCCTACGAGTATAATCTTGCCTGGGTTAATAAGATTCGTCAAGAAATTTATAATGTGCAGTAAATCTTGACTGAGCACCTTGTCAATACTTACATCTTCAAAAAGCCCTGTGCTTTCACCGAGTCCCCTATAGTCAAAGCGAAAAGAAAAGAATCCTGATTCGGCTAATTGGCGCGCCAATATTACCCACATTCGGTTTCGATGGGTTCTCGGTATTGACGCCCCGGTTAATAAAATAACAACTACTTTGTCACGTGATGAAGATGTATCAGGTATATGTAAAATACCAAATATATCATAATTCCTGGTTTGAATAAAAACTGGCTTTTCCGTACATTGAGATCCAGGATTTTTTGTTGAATAAATATGAGACACTTTATTATGCCTCCTAAGATTATATTATGACCTTATTTGCAGGACAAACAATAAGTTTTTTACACCATTGTAAAATAGTTTGTACAATCTTTTCTGAACGGAAAGGAGGATGCAATATGAAATTCCAGGCAAGTCTTCGTTCATGTATTAGTGTAATGTCACAACTTCCGCCGTTTTTTTGAATCTGGTTACCAAGATCTCGAAATGCCTTTGTAACTTTTATGGAAAGCCCTGATACTTGAATCAAAAGGGTTTTCCCTGAAAAATATTTTGCACTCTGCATCAAATTAAAAGATGCCGTTTCAACAAATATTTCTTTGTAAAGAGGATAACCAAGAACAGTTACCATTCCGTGAGTCATTAAATGTTGAATCATTTGCTCCGTAGAAATTATTTTTTCTTGTCTTACTACAGCAGAAAACTTGGCCGTACGGAAAAGATCGAGAAAACAACTTTTGGGTTCTATTATCGGTTCACAAAGCACCACAAACTCGATTCGCTTTTCAACCTCGGCCGCCATAAGGGCCACCGTACCCCCAAGTCTTATTCCCAAAAGACCTATCGAATCTAAATCTTCCTGTTCTGTAAAGACCTTTATGGCCATTGCGGTATCTGAAATCTGAGAGGAAAGCGTTGTGTCTTTAAAATCTCCTTCACTATCACCACATCCCCGGTAATGAAAACGAAACACCGAAAAACCATTTTGGGCCAGACTCCTGGCTATATCGATTTCCAGTCTCTGAGTAATCAAAGGTTCTACCAGATAGGGCTGGCACATTACAATTCCAATCTTTCTTTGACCATCAGATATATTTAAAGGTCGATGAAGAATTCCAAAAAGTCTCTTTCCTTCATGCTGGAAGAAAAAGGCCTTTTCATGTAGATTGTGCTCTTGATCAATCCGGCTTGCAAAACGGTCTATTTTTGACCAATCATTTTCTGATAATGTATTCAACATCTTATTCTCAAGTCAGTAACCACCCGCATAGCGGGTGGTTTAGCTCAGGAATTAGTTCGTATTTATAATAATCTGATTTGAAATACTCCTTTAAAACCATACTACATACAATTGATTTGACGCAATCCTTCATTTCTCTCTTAGTACATTATTAGCCTCAATTTTTTTATGAGGTGCCCAAATTCTCCGTGTAAATTTCAATAAAGTACTCCGAAGAATTAAATTTACCCAACTATGAAGTAGCGCTAAATAACGACGATACCTAGGTGGGGGTGGCATGAAATCAAATTCCAGATCATACCCATATGTCATCAGCGTGTTCCACATATACAATTCTAACGCTTTCCGCTGATCCTGTTTTAAAGTCTTCTTATATCCACCAACTGAATCAGAAAAAATTGGCTTTGCCACATTACCGTGATGCTTTATATTAGAGGCCGTTTGTGCATCTGAACTAGCATAATATTGCAACATCGATTCTTCATAATTTATTTTTAAATAATTACAAATTGTTAAGAGAGTCTTTTTTGGATCAGAGACTAAATCTTCATATCGAACGGTCATAACCCTATCAGGTCCAAAATACCTTTCTGCAAGCATTCCATTTAATACACACTCATTCCATTCCAGAGAGATATCAGCAAGATTCGTTCCTCCCAATTTCGCCCTTAGCGCTGAAACTGCCACATCACGCCCATCACGTACTATATTTATGAACTTAGATATAGGGAATAGTTTTCCAAGGAATATGATAGAATTCACATAGAGCGGAGTTTTGTCGCCCCATATCTCAACGGTGCTTTTCGTGTTAAAATAGGCATTAATATTCATAACTATATCTTGAAATGTCCGTTTCTTTAATCTTTTTATTATCACTTCAGCAGATGGTAATTTTTCCCATCCATGCACTCTTCGCTTTAAATATTTGTTTATTTCATGTAACAATGTAAATAAATTGCTATCTATTGAAAGATCACCGAATGCATTCAATTGTGCACCAAAGATTGGTATATATCCTGTTTCTCCCCCTATGTATATCTTAGAATGTGCGTTTAAAATAAGACGTAAAAGCGACGTACCTGAGCGATAGCACCCCACAACAAAAAGAGGTGCATTACAATCAAGTGCATTTACCCTATTATCAGATTCCATGGTTTCCATATTCGACCAAATTTATCCATTTAAATAGTCTAGACTTGGCTATTCTTTCATTGCACCCACCTCATTGATGAGACGTTAATCTTTTTCATACATATCACTTAGCAACTCTTTTACGAAAGAACCAAGATCTACGTACCAATTTCTTTGGAGCACCCCGAAGCAATAACTTTACACAACTATGAAATAGCGATAAATAGCGATAATGTTTAGGTGGAGGCGGCAGGAAGTCAAACTCTAAATCGTACCCATATGTCTTCAGCGTGTTCCACATATACAACTCTAATGTTTTACGCTGATCTTGTTTTAAAACTTTCTTATATCCACCAACTGAATCTGATGAAATTGGTTTTATAACATTACTATGATGTTTTACCTTGGAAAGTGCTTGTGCATCTGAAGTTGCATAATATTGGGTCATTGATTCTTCGTAATTAATGTTTAAAAAATCACAAATCATTAGTAAAACTGTTTTTGGATCAGAGGCTAAATCTTCGTATCGAATGGTTTTAACCCTTTTGGGTCCGAAATACTTCTCTGCAAGCATCCCATTTAATATACACTCATTCCATTCCAGAGAGATATCAGTAAGATTCGTTCCACCCAATTTCGCCCTCAACGTTGAAACAGCTACGTCACGCCCGTCACGTACCATATTTATGAATTTAGACCTAGGGAATAGCTTTCCAATGAACAGTATGGAATTCACATAGAGCGGGGTTTTATCGCCCCATATTTCAATGGTACTTTTCGTATTAAAATATGTATTAACATGCATAACTATGTCTTGAAATGTCCGTTTCTTTAACCTTTTTACTACTTCTTCGATGACCGGTAGTCTTTTCCACCCATATACAATTCGTTCTAACTGTTTATTTATATCCTGTATCAAAGTAAATAAATTGTTATCTTCTGAAAGATCACCATACTTATGTAAGTTTGCACCAATGATTGGTATATATCTCGTTTCTTCCGGAATACATATTTTAGAGTGTGTGTTTAAAATGAGGCGCATAAGCGTAGTACCAGAGCGAGAGCACCCGACAATAAACAGGGGCGCATCCCTGTCAAGCGTATTTATCATAGCACTGTATCTTTCATGTTCGAATAAACCTATCCAAGTAAATGGTCCAGACTTGACCATTCGTTCGTTACGATTCTTTTAAAGTAAAAACTGTCTTGCTTCACATGATTGTATCCGCGAATATTCAGTAAACAGGATTGAAATCCTGTTTTTTTAAAATGGTCGATCAATCCATACGCACAATCGTTATGACCACCAAAAGGAAATGCAAAATGGACACAGGGTTTCCCAATCTGGTTTTCAATAATCGATTTACTCCGGTCTATTTCTTGCTTCGCTTCTTCAAGAGGCAATCTTGACAAAGAGCGATGAGTGACACCGTGAGCGCCGATTTCCATACCGCACACACTCATTCGCTTTGCCTGTTCCCAAGAAATACCACAATCTTGTCTGATATCTGTTAATTTATTTGTTGAATGCTTTCTCAAAAACCCTGTGACTTCCTGTATTTTATCAACGGTTATTGATTTCATACTATCAATGACACGTACGGCAAAAGATAATCTCGGTTCATGCATTCTTTGTTCAAGTAATTTATTCTCTATTTCAATGCTATGAGTATCGGTACAGTCCCTCATCACTAGGGTGAAAACTTCCCAATCCCACACAGGTTCATTCTTGCCAACATAATCTGTAGTCAGAAAAAATGTGGCGGGCAATCCCCTTTCTCTTAAAATGGGAAACGCCACCTCATAATTATCCCAATATCCATCATCAAATGTTAGTACAACTTGAACCTTTGCTTTTGCCTGTCCTGTGTGACATTGGTTTATTGCATCGGTTAATGAAATTATCGGATACCTTTTCCTTAATATATCGATCTGTCTAATAAACGTTTTTTCGGTTATCACGGTATTCCTAGAATTAAATCGTACTTCTGGCAGCACACGATGATATAACAAAATTAAAAGTTTGTTTTTTTGATCAGTAAGTTTATTTTTCCAGTGGTTTACTCTATAAATAAGATTTTTTGCTGTAGTTTTTATCAAAATACTTTCCACGATAAAAAATTTTTTACAGAATTAGTTTAACGATTATCCCTCAGTAGTACCATAACTTACCCTTTTCCTAATCAGATTTAACATAATATAATCTTCTTCATCTAAACCTAACAATCTGAATACAACAAAATAGAGACAAAGGCATCCTAATGTTATACCAGCGATGAAAGGGATACCACAATGAGGAAAGATAAAATGCTTTGCGGATATTACTGAACCGATCAAAACTAAACCCGATAAGAAGTGTTTGACATACGAGGCATTGTATGGATGTATTTTCAGAATCGTATATACTTCAAATATCCTGATCAAGTTTATTAATGTAACAGATATGGTAGTTGCTATAGCTGCGCCGACAATGCCGTATTTTGGGATTAAAAATAGATTCAGAATTATATTGAGCACAAATGTGCCTAATTCATTATATAGATTTACCAGGGGTTTCCCAATCATAGTGATTATTAAGCCACACGGGCCTGTCAATACATCGATAATACGAGCAAAACTCAAAATTATCAAGCAGTTTATGCCGGCCAAATATCCCTCTCCAAAAATATTCAGGGCATAATCAGGTAGCAAGATTAACAATAAGTAATATGGAAAAGTCAAAACAAACGCCCACTTGGTCACTACTGCATAATACCTCTTTAAAGAATCAAGATCTTTTTTATAATAAGAAGATGAAATAATTGGAGCAAATATA from Candidatus Brocadia sp. includes these protein-coding regions:
- a CDS encoding alpha/beta hydrolase, which produces MLNTLSENDWSKIDRFASRIDQEHNLHEKAFFFQHEGKRLFGILHRPLNISDGQRKIGIVMCQPYLVEPLITQRLEIDIARSLAQNGFSVFRFHYRGCGDSEGDFKDTTLSSQISDTAMAIKVFTEQEDLDSIGLLGIRLGGTVALMAAEVEKRIEFVVLCEPIIEPKSCFLDLFRTAKFSAVVRQEKIISTEQMIQHLMTHGMVTVLGYPLYKEIFVETASFNLMQSAKYFSGKTLLIQVSGLSIKVTKAFRDLGNQIQKNGGSCDITLIHERRLAWNFILHPPFRSEKIVQTILQWCKKLIVCPANKVII
- a CDS encoding alpha/beta fold hydrolase, translating into MSHIYSTKNPGSQCTEKPVFIQTRNYDIFGILHIPDTSSSRDKVVVILLTGASIPRTHRNRMWVILARQLAESGFFSFRFDYRGLGESTGLFEDVSIDKVLSQDLLHIINFLTNLINPGKIILVGECFGARTALSMVNLIKFHGLVFLAAPTINNAERVTHQAGRKDITHYINKLKWQRWGTFLNTERIKRNFIFFIKRIHNKWAGINTNLLISESFSNQLSTLVKKGIPSLMIYGTRDEFYENMKLFLQKIDPEKRKNVEFYEIQGEKAHGLVVDVLVQETVIAKILKWIVSRYLIMN
- a CDS encoding sulfotransferase domain-containing protein — protein: MQLKVVGVGPQKTGTTWLDRCLREHPQLCFPQGTKETFFFDERFDKGWSWYWTHFRYCMNSQFCAEIGPTYFDVPEAAARLYRHNQNCRIIITLRDPASRSFSLYLHYKLYGELRCEFHEAIMHMPRIIESSRYRMHLGRWLEIFGKEHVLIILQDDIAAFPGQVLKQVYNFIGIDDVPLPVLAEEHVNIASYTVFPSLSRFCNSMANFLRGRRLHSPVNFFKNLGLKRIYTSTSGVLPKLEPDIRRNLIEEFEPDIAYVEKLLGRPLTGWRRVN
- a CDS encoding sulfotransferase gives rise to the protein METMESDNRVNALDCNAPLFVVGCYRSGTSLLRLILNAHSKIYIGGETGYIPIFGAQLNAFGDLSIDSNLFTLLHEINKYLKRRVHGWEKLPSAEVIIKRLKKRTFQDIVMNINAYFNTKSTVEIWGDKTPLYVNSIIFLGKLFPISKFINIVRDGRDVAVSALRAKLGGTNLADISLEWNECVLNGMLAERYFGPDRVMTVRYEDLVSDPKKTLLTICNYLKINYEESMLQYYASSDAQTASNIKHHGNVAKPIFSDSVGGYKKTLKQDQRKALELYMWNTLMTYGYDLEFDFMPPPPRYRRYLALLHSWVNLILRSTLLKFTRRIWAPHKKIEANNVLREK
- the asnB gene encoding asparagine synthase (glutamine-hydrolyzing), coding for MCGILGIVGSIANSIEDNHILNALDSIRHRGPDDSGIWRDKDAIFGHTRLSIIDLSEMAHQPMLSENKGHILVYNGEVYNFLELREELSKKGIHFKSSGDTEVVLAALIHWGEKALNKFNGMFAIAWYDCQTKELVLARDRFGVKPLFYEETKGGVVFSSEIKAIKKLYSNQTIDLDSVSVYFTIGYNYAPRTIWKNICKLPGGYFLKWKNGKSELRKWYEPNQMVEKIKDWKTGKLLLRRELEDAVKIRLLSDVPVGAFLSGGIDSSIVVGLMSQFSKRSVKTFTVAYNDFVNYNDDSKYARLISRRFKTDHTEIMVTPEKVKSFLPNILDSLDEPFADAAYIPTYIMCKEVKKYVTVALSGDGADEVFAGYSKYLGEYYMKKWWVKIAHPFLKNLSNILPASYRNPFTQYNRRIKRFLSGIETNPVFRHLKWMSLSTGANLNDVINNITQVSTNIIRSDIEKLFQEVQEDDILNKILHTDQSILLEGDMLPKIDFASMQNSLEVRSPFLDFRIIELVNSMPGNFKLRNGKKKAILLEVCSDLLPKKILIRRKQGFNIPIGEWFRNEYKDMFWDIITTAHNKGGLNIKPIDIIYKEHLTEKFDNSRVLWLIFVWSWWWSKHF
- a CDS encoding glycosyltransferase family 2 protein; its protein translation is MNKPTAPISVVIPCFRCAQTIQRSVDSVAAQTHLPKEVMLVDDASDDDTLNVIMKLQNRYDKNWIRVVKLEHNGGPSVARNTGWEVATQPFIAFLDADDAWHPRKLEIQFGWMLAHPHVAMTVHNCTVVLSGMPDLTLPDTWRATPVIPYRFLLFSGRDGFSTPSIIMRRNLPYRFEPMKRHSEDYLFKLQIVLDGNETWRLELPLVFLYKARYGERGQTADLWKMEKGNLDTYWRLQAERRISWVLTIVLCAFSLLKYLRRVIVVYRRKCKRNAYKVV